The genomic interval AGCcacatacaaactcaataaagaaataataaacttTTACATAGACCTTGACGGCCAAGATGGGCAAGCTTTATTCCAAGAACCACTAACTCATATCTTGCTGCACATTATTTCAATCTACTTAGTACTATTGCAGGAACAACTTTCCCTCTTTGTTCCTGCTGGTGGACTTGAAATAGAATGGAAGAAATATCCACATTATATTAAAGTATCTCTTAAAACCGTGAATATTTTGTACTAGCTGGATAACTGTGCTTCGCAATGAAACTATATGATCCGGCTATGCAGGAGGAATTcggttcacaatccgttggctcagtggtggttggtgattgaaacacataagggaatatcgctcctgatGTCTTGAGTCCCGGAGCActtccacaggtggaaggtgtagacattttggtgaaatACCTACGTTTAGTATTGTAAGGAACctcagaccactcctgagtgaaggagtggaatgtctgccagtttgaactgaagtaACGGAATGCGAGGCAATAGGCAGTTGGACAGAGTTTGCTTAGTGGTGATCATTGATTGAagcacataagggaatatcactcctgcCGTCTTGAGTCCGggagcagttccataggtggaaggcgtagacattttggtgaagtacCTATGTTTAGTATtgcaaggagccccagaccgctcctgagcaaaggagtggaatgtctgccagtttgaactgaggtaacagaatgtgaggcatctggcagttggaacagagttcttttcaggtggggagggggagtagaactccttagcatcagagcgcattaattactgtataagaaatactaatgatctgatggtcattttgaaaaagccTTTCTTAGTGATCACTAATGAGGCCAAGAGGAAGGTAGGTGCCAATTTTCAAGTTTATGGACTTTACGGTTCtgaagatttcgtgatgagtggtatttgccttctATATATAGAGATTCAGGACAACTCTTTCGAAGCATTTTAAGCGCTATCTAAGCAGGTAGAAACCGAACTGCAATTAAATATTTGAAAGGAAGAAAGCTTCGTAAGGCTGGTGGTAATTATTTTACAAGGGACAATGAAGAGTCGGGCCAAACATGAGTTCCTCAATTGACCgttttagttttaaaaatccacggggggggggggagagaagaagcgAAAGCCAACGTTTCACGAAACGGCCTAACTTGAGACAAGGCCCCCATTAGAAGAAAAAAACCGCAGCAGCACGCATGCGCCAAAATCAGTGTCCCTCTTCTCACGCAGCCTCTATAAGCATTctgcgccgggggggggggggcgttttctgAGGGCGTATAAACTTTCTGTATAAGCTTCCGAAAGCCTGGAGGACGAAAAAAGGAGAGGCGGAGTTACGGCACAATCACATGATTTATGGTCCAAACATGGCCGGAGAGGACTTCGTTGGCGGGGAGGCGGCCGCCGCCGATGCTACTACCGCCACCACGATTCAGTCTCTGAAGCACAAACATTCTCATCCTGGGGAGAGCCGTTCCCGTTCTCAGGAGCAGATATTCATCTGCTCGTTCCCGTTTTGTGATGCCACCTTCAACCGGGGCTGGAAACTGGACGCGCACCTGTGTCGGCACACGGGAGAGGTATGGGAGGCTGAAGCGGCGGTCTAGAGAGGGTACCTGGCGGGCCAGGAGCGAGAGCGGAGATTGGTGGGAAAACATTTTCCGGGACGACCAACCGTTGGTCTCCAAGGGCGGAAATAGAGCTTTGTGGAAGGGAGTGCGGCAGTTTCCATTGGAACGTGGGCAGTGAGTGGATGACCAATCAGTAAGAAGTAGGTTGTGTTAGGGCAGGGTTGAGGAAAGAGCGCATGCGCGGAGGTTACTATGGCAATTGAGGCGCTTGTGGCGTCTGTTTCTCTGGGTTACCCGTACTGCAAGTAAGAATCCGTGGATTGGAGCTAAGGAAAAAGACTATCGCTTGACCTCGGTTGGGCTGATAAATCTGGGCGCTAGTCAGAAATAGAGATTGTTGGGCATGAGGCCAAAGGAATGAAACTGGGATTTAAACATATATACCATGAATTAAATTGCTGCTGTTTCTTTTATTAAATCCCTTGGGCTCCCTTACAGAAGTGCGGAGCTCCAAATTTCCAAGTACTTAACCTGATGTATTAGTTTTAATATcacatattaatattaattactaTCTTAACTAATAGataataaatgtgggataaaaatataatgaaaacttGTATACAAATTTTACTGTAGAATGGTGATGGACTACATGCAACTCATTTAGTTATTTACACTGAGGTGACAGTTGTAACTGCCGCTTCTTGGTTCTCTGAAtcatttgaagaagcaaattattcTACTGTCCTTTTCTCCTCAGGTAAACAAAGGTTAGCAGAGATGATAAAATACTAGTACAAGTTGTTCTGTACTGGAGCATTCTGGGCTTAAGTTGGACACCAAGAAAAAGTGCTCCTCTCATCAGCATCCAGTAGGAAACAAAATAGCCTGCCTCAAGATTTTAATCACTGTCAAATATCCTTAATATGTATTACTCTGTTATACTACTGTTttaaaaacagatcatttttTCACCCAAATTATGGATCAGTTTTGATGGCTGAAAATGAGTGATAGGGATGTTTGAGTAACTGGAAGATTTTGCTGCTTGTTCATTGTGAATTGTCAGTCTTTAACTTGGTGGCTATAGACAGTAACAGATTGTTAAGAAGGTAGTAGAGTGGATTGGCAAAATGAGAAATATCTAATGTAACTCTGGAGAAATAATAGTTCTCATCACCAACAAAAACGAAGTAGAGAAAAATGGAACATGAATGGGAGCTGAGAAATCAAGTAGACATTTAACAAGAGGAttaaaacaacattttttaaaaatctttttttaaatttaacagcGACCCTTTGTTTGCATTTTTGAAGGCTGTGGAAAAGGCTTCACTAGAGGTTTCCATCTTAAGCGTCATTTTCTTACACATACTGGAGAAAAACAATTTGTGTAAGTATATTATCATTTGGGCAACAAAGCCCTAACCAATTCTGACACCAGTTTGTATAGCTCACAACATAACTAGATTGCAATGTTTCATTGCTTGGTTATATTGTAAGTTTTTATTGACTGAAAGTGTATTAGTATGTTTAGCAGAAAGTAAACAAATTTAGTACTGCTGAcaacataaattattttttatttaggctGATGTTAATAAATGTAGTTTATGTATTTAGATAGATATTTAATCTGTATTGCCTAAAACCACTGCATTTGTATTGAGTTACTTAAAATCAggcatttgtattcatttttatgaTACTTTAATATTTCTATAGGTGCACAATAAATGATTGCAATAAAACATTTACAACAAAATCAAACTTGAACAAGCATATTATACGGAGACATCATCAGAGGAAATATGTAGTAAGTGCCTCTATTTCTTTGCTACTTCATTCCAAACATTAGGAAGCAGTGTAATTTAGTGAAATCTTCTCAATTCTGGAATCTTCAATGTGAACATGTTAGACTTTTTGCCATAATCCTCAATCAGATTGGTTAAGGTCCAGGTTGATGGTATATTGAAATCTCCAACATCTGTTGGAAGTCTCCAGTATCTGGAAAGCATAATGCTTTAATActgtaggccagtgtttctcaaccttggcgactttaaatcctgtggacttcaactcccagaatccctcagccagtgctgggagttgaagtccacaggacttaaagtcaccaaggttgagaaacactgctaaaaGCTATTTCATGCATACTAACCATGGCTGAAGTTACCCCTCATAAGTCTTAATCAGTTGGTTTAGAACATGGGCATCAAACTCGATCACATCACAGGCCAGATCTTgatgtattgtgatgttttttacctttgcggagccagggtaggcatggcctgcGTGAGACATATACgacccatgggccaccagtttgacagggtTGGTTTAGAATACTTTGTGAACTTAGTTTATCTTGCATACTTAGGTTGTACATCAGCAAACCTATCCAcagtttcctcttttcctttgcaGTAACAGAAGATGGTATACATCCCTGTACATCACAATTTGTTATATATGATGAGAGGCAAGGCATATTTTTCTTGCCATAATGGACAGgttacactctgaaaaatgttTGTTTGTGCAGATTAATTGCATTGGTGCATTCTCTAAACTACATTAGATTAATTACTGATGATTTGGGGTCCTTTTTCCTAATTTGTACAATTACATATCTGAAGTAAGCCTCTTGATAAAAGATCATAGATTGTGAATTTATTATGGATTTTCTCTGATTGTAACCAAATTGATTTTTCAAATAGTGTGACTTTGAAAATTGTGggcaaacttttaaaaagcaccAACAATTAAAAATACATCAGTCTCAACACACTGGTGAACCATTTTTCAAGTAAGTGAAACATTTTGACACTTTACCTAGTTAAAGCCTGAGAATGAATTTTATTAATAACTTTAAGAATATTTGCAAGTAGGGATTAGAAGTTGTTACCATAAGGAAGATATTAGTAGAGGTCTCCAAATAGGACTGGCATAGCTTAAATTCACATGTGACAGGAGATATTAAAAAGTTCACTGCTCATTCCTCCCTCTGATCTGGTGAACATTATTCTTCTAATATTTTAGTGTGAAAATTGGTATCTCATGTAAAAACAATACACATTAATGTTCTGAAGTACTAAAATGTTCAGTTACATGGTACCAATTTTCATACTTGTTATTTTCTATCCCCTCTTCTTAGATTGTTTAAATTGACTTGAGTTTTGTACTTTCCAACCATGGTATCTGACTAAGCACCTCTGAAATTTCCAGTTTTAATGTTGGATTGTGCTTATTacataagacctccctggataataagcccaatcgggcttttgagcacatatgctaaaataacccccctaaaaataacccctccctgaaaatattgcaacacagcagtagctatgacatgaccatgctcgccgcctcctgcatctcaaaaataataagaccttcctgaaaataaggccaagtgcttatttcggggggggggggggggagtgtcaaaagaaaataagactctattttatttttggggaaacatagtaTTTAATAGGCAATGACTGCTACATTTATTTAATATAGTTATATATCAGAATACATAAAACTAAACAATCTGTGAATGTAAGGGGATATGTATGTAGTATCCTCTCACTgtcacatttttgccttcctgatCTGAATTGAGATTTTTCTCTCAATATTTTCATTGAAAGGTGATTTTACAGAATGAAGAACTGAAGGAAAAAAGTTTATTTTCAGTTGCAAGAGTGTTTATACCTCACATTTCATAAGCAGtgatctttattttaattttgagtgACTGTTTGTTGTCCCACAGATGTGGTCATGAAGAATGTGGAAAGCGCTTTTCTTCACCCAGCCATTTAAAACGTCATGAGAAAATTCATCAAGGTAATTAATTATTCCTTTTGTTTCAATAATGCTAAAAGAGTAAGAATTGGGGTCATGTAATTATTTTAACCATTACTTGAATAAGCTACACTAAATGAATTTATACAACAGTCAGAAACAAATGGAACATATATAAATTATTAGATAGTTGAGGTGCAATGCGAATAGAAAGtatagtcatgaaagccagctgcgtTACTTTGGGCCACTCATTCTCTAAGCCCAAACCAACTCCAGGGCggtggttgtggggaaagtaGGAAGACTTGTTTgatatgttcaccgccttgatttgtaaaaataataaaggtgggattcaaataaaaatatgcatttatttttttgaagCCAATTAACATCAGTTTTTCTTACAGGTTATGCATGCAAAAAAGAGACCTGTTTGTTTGTTGGAAAAACCTGGTCAGAATACCTGAAACACATGAGACTCAGTCATGTGGGTAAGTATTAAAATTGCTGTAGAGTTACTTTGATAATTGAGGCAGCATACATTAATTGAtaaacacatcttaaaagttatgCAGTTATTCTGTTACTTAAAAAGAAGCTAATTCATGTTAGAGCTCCATTGACTAGTTCTTCAGGTATAGGTAAAGCTGGACTTATGGctaaaatttgtgttgctaagcaagaaagttaagtgagttttgtctcattttgcaacctttcttgccagagttgtgaaatgaatcactgaagatgtttttaaaacacaaacaaaaactGAAGACGTTACATTAGTaatatggtttttaagtgaatctggcttccccattgactttgcttgtcagacggtcacaaaaggtgatcacatgaccctgggacactgcaaccatgagaaatacatgtcagttgccaagcatccaaattttgatgatgACCATGAAGGTGCTGCatcggttgtgtgaaaaatggtcacaagtcacttttttcagtgccgttgtaatttcaagtggtcactaaatgaatggctgtaagtcaacaactacctgTACTCTTATTTCCACCttcatgaataaaaaaaatattttcataaacaGAATGCACCAACCTTTGATTCACAGGTAGAGTCTCCTCATGCGTATTAAGTGGGATGAATATGTAGATACAGTATGGTACATGTGCAAGTATAAGAAACCTTCATAGGATCACACAGAAAGTTCATTGAGCACTGTCCTGTTTTTCAGCTGTGACTGACTAGATATGTTTGAAAAGTCCACAAGAAGCATGTGATGTAATCAAACTCAACTGATTCTATGGATTGGTATTCAGAAATGTGCCTGATTCTCAagtaatatataaacatatattataGCTAATATATAGCTATAAAAATAGCTATAGTCCGATTCAGATGTTCTATAAATGTTTTGATTTGCTCTTAAATTTGAAGTATTGTTATGTCATTTGTACATGTAATATTTGTTCTTTAGAATTGGGCAACTAATACATTCAAATAAAATAACTATTTAAACCAGGTATGTCCAATCTTTTGGCTTGCCACTTGGACTGCACATAAGATATATAATACAGTTAAATGTATATGAATGCACATAATCTTAAAAGTTTACGATCTTGTGAGTCTGCATTATCAGGAGTCCAGGGCCAATGTGGCCTGTTTGGCTGCTGGTTGGACATGCCTGACTTAAATAGAACTCTCTTCTCCTGAATTGGCACTGCAGCTATGCAAACcaggttaaaaacaacaacaacagttgcTTAAAGAGCATCTCTAATCCTTCAAAATATCTTTCCTTTCTGAACCTGAAATGCTGCACAACTATTTTTTAATATGGTGGTCAAGGTAATATAATGATAGTAATATTATTCTTTGGGAAGATATTTGAAGAATTATGCTTAGGAATTGTTAATAGAAGCTCTGCTTCTgcctcttgtttttccttttccactAGA from Thamnophis elegans isolate rThaEle1 chromosome 6, rThaEle1.pri, whole genome shotgun sequence carries:
- the LOC116510492 gene encoding transcription factor IIIA-like isoform X2; the encoded protein is MIYGPNMAGEDFVGGEAAAADATTATTIQSLKHKHSHPGESRSRSQEQIFICSFPFCDATFNRGWKLDAHLCRHTGERPFVCIFEGCGKGFTRGFHLKRHFLTHTGEKQFVCTINDCNKTFTTKSNLNKHIIRRHHQRKYVCDFENCGQTFKKHQQLKIHQSQHTGEPFFKCGHEECGKRFSSPSHLKRHEKIHQGYACKKETCLFVGKTWSEYLKHMRLSHVEPVTCEVCSKTLTRKDYLKSHMKTHAVDREVFKCPKDGCQRTYTTVFNLQSHIHSFHEAKKPFVCDHPGCGKTFAMKSLIRHMVLHDPNKKKSDTKRPQQKRSLASHLSGYIPPKEQRRKLSSVEESLPASAASSKQQVANG
- the LOC116510492 gene encoding transcription factor IIIA-like isoform X1 translates to MIYGPNMAGEDFVGGEAAAADATTATTIQSLKHKHSHPGESRSRSQEQIFICSFPFCDATFNRGWKLDAHLCRHTGERPFVCIFEGCGKGFTRGFHLKRHFLTHTGEKQFVCTINDCNKTFTTKSNLNKHIIRRHHQRKYVCDFENCGQTFKKHQQLKIHQSQHTGEPFFKCGHEECGKRFSSPSHLKRHEKIHQGYACKKETCLFVGKTWSEYLKHMRLSHVEPVTCEVCSKTLTRKDYLKSHMKTHAVDREVFKCPKDGCQRTYTTVFNLQSHIHSFHEAKKPFVCDHPGCGKTFAMKQSLIRHMVLHDPNKKKSDTKRPQQKRSLASHLSGYIPPKEQRRKLSSVEESLPASAASSKQQVANG